The Campylobacter concisus genome contains a region encoding:
- a CDS encoding oxidoreductase: MLTDKVIVVTGGAGRIGSAFIRAIASQNGVGVIAEVDTKRANLLKDEIKTSNKDAKIEVLQIDISDVNSVNEAINFLHSKYGHIDALVNNAYPKNKNYGKKFFEIDMNDFNAFLNLHLGGYFNISQNFIKYFLEQGHGNIINISSIQGIGAPAFETYEGTNMHSPVEYTVVKHSLLGMTKYMAKMFKKDNIRVNAISPGGILDGQPEPFLSQYKKRCGMKGMLNANDICGALIYLLSDVSKYVNGQNIVVDDGFSL, from the coding sequence ATGCTAACAGATAAAGTCATAGTAGTAACGGGAGGGGCTGGTAGGATAGGAAGTGCTTTCATAAGAGCCATCGCTAGTCAAAACGGAGTTGGAGTAATAGCAGAAGTCGACACAAAAAGAGCAAATTTACTAAAAGATGAGATAAAAACCTCAAACAAAGATGCGAAAATCGAAGTTTTACAAATTGACATCAGTGACGTAAATTCTGTTAATGAAGCCATAAATTTCTTACACTCAAAATATGGCCACATAGATGCACTGGTAAATAACGCCTATCCAAAAAATAAAAATTACGGTAAGAAATTTTTTGAGATAGATATGAATGATTTCAATGCCTTCTTAAATTTACACCTTGGCGGATACTTTAATATCTCGCAAAATTTTATAAAATACTTTTTAGAGCAAGGTCACGGTAATATCATAAATATCTCATCTATACAAGGTATCGGAGCTCCTGCTTTTGAGACCTACGAGGGAACAAATATGCACTCTCCTGTCGAATATACAGTAGTAAAACATAGCCTTCTTGGCATGACAAAATACATGGCAAAGATGTTCAAAAAAGACAATATTCGAGTAAACGCTATAAGTCCTGGAGGAATTTTAGATGGGCAGCCTGAGCCATTTTTAAGCCAATATAAAAAAAGATGTGGCATGAAGGGAATGCTCAATGCAAATGATATTTGCGGTGCTTTGATCTATTTACTAAGCGATGTATCAAAATATGTAAATGGGCAAAATATTGTAGTTGATGATGGATTTAGTTTATAA
- a CDS encoding flagellin B — protein sequence MSFRINTNVNALNTHANAVSNNTDLSKSLNKLSSGLRIQTAADDASGLSIADSLRSQASALGQAIANGNDAIGIIQVADKAMDEQLKILDTIKTKATQSAQDGQTTQSRQALQADIVRLMEELDNIGNTTSFNGQQLLNGTFSNKEFQIGAYSNQTVKASIGATTSDKIGLTRFESSKLLTGMGAVNLKFLNVDGVNDVGVTGATISTGIGKGLGALAENINKVADKTGVRATADVTWKASAAIGGGLIQSLTINGVKIGDLDVKANDANGALVNAINSVKDQTGVEASVDAETGKMVLTSRDGRAIVATGKDISKGLGGKGKAAAGTSLTAGFVGRLNLVRLDGRDIKLVGGGNTKLSIAFSAGGGAQQSVSLRDVRGQIDKNLATAMGFQRMSAALSVAQSAGVMTLRGAMAVMSIAESAQKTLDQVRSDLGSVQNQLQATVNNITVTQVNVKSAESQIRDVDFASESANFSKHNILAQSGAYAMSQANSVQQNVMKLLQ from the coding sequence ATGAGTTTTCGTATTAACACAAACGTAAACGCACTTAACACACACGCTAACGCAGTTAGCAACAACACTGACCTATCTAAGTCACTTAACAAACTTAGCTCAGGTCTTAGGATTCAAACAGCTGCAGACGATGCTTCAGGTCTATCTATTGCAGATAGTTTAAGAAGTCAAGCTTCAGCTTTAGGTCAAGCTATTGCAAATGGTAATGATGCTATTGGTATCATTCAAGTTGCCGATAAAGCTATGGACGAGCAGCTAAAAATTCTTGATACTATCAAGACAAAAGCTACTCAATCAGCTCAAGACGGCCAAACAACTCAATCACGCCAAGCATTGCAAGCTGATATCGTTCGTCTAATGGAAGAGCTTGACAATATCGGTAACACTACTTCATTTAACGGTCAGCAACTACTAAACGGAACATTCTCTAATAAAGAATTCCAAATAGGTGCTTACTCAAACCAAACTGTTAAAGCGAGTATTGGTGCGACTACATCTGATAAGATCGGCCTTACACGTTTTGAGAGTTCAAAACTACTTACAGGTATGGGTGCGGTAAATCTTAAATTCTTAAACGTTGATGGTGTAAATGATGTTGGCGTTACAGGTGCTACTATCTCAACAGGTATCGGTAAAGGTCTTGGTGCTCTAGCTGAGAATATCAACAAAGTTGCTGATAAAACTGGCGTTAGAGCTACAGCTGATGTTACTTGGAAGGCTAGTGCTGCTATTGGTGGCGGTTTAATTCAGTCTTTAACAATCAACGGTGTTAAAATTGGCGACCTAGATGTTAAAGCAAATGACGCAAACGGTGCACTTGTAAATGCTATCAACTCTGTAAAAGACCAAACTGGTGTTGAAGCTTCTGTTGATGCTGAAACAGGCAAAATGGTATTAACAAGCCGTGATGGCCGTGCTATTGTTGCAACAGGTAAAGATATCTCAAAAGGTCTTGGTGGTAAAGGTAAAGCAGCAGCTGGTACATCTTTAACAGCTGGCTTTGTAGGTAGACTAAATCTAGTTCGTCTTGATGGTAGAGATATTAAACTAGTAGGTGGTGGTAATACTAAGCTATCAATAGCATTCTCTGCTGGTGGTGGTGCTCAACAATCAGTATCTCTAAGAGATGTAAGAGGTCAAATAGATAAAAACCTAGCAACTGCTATGGGCTTCCAAAGAATGAGTGCAGCTTTATCAGTAGCTCAATCTGCTGGTGTTATGACACTTCGCGGTGCGATGGCTGTTATGAGTATCGCTGAGTCTGCTCAAAAAACACTTGATCAAGTTCGTTCAGACCTTGGTTCAGTTCAAAACCAACTTCAAGCTACAGTTAATAACATCACTGTAACTCAAGTTAACGTAAAATCAGCAGAATCTCAAATCAGAGATGTTGATTTTGCTAGCGAGTCTGCTAACTTCTCAAAACATAACATCCTAGCTCAATCAGGTGCTTATGCTATGAGTCAAGCAAATAGCGTACAACAAAACGTAATGAAGCTTCTACAATAG